The Gammaproteobacteria bacterium genome has a segment encoding these proteins:
- a CDS encoding CPXCG motif-containing cysteine-rich protein — translation MTEPLQYLTLTCPYCGVHLTCEVDISAGSQQTVEDCPTCCAPILIDYRVQPDGRIDLIQVRREND, via the coding sequence ATGACTGAGCCGCTGCAATATCTCACCCTGACCTGCCCCTATTGCGGGGTACATCTGACCTGTGAGGTCGACATCAGCGCCGGCAGCCAGCAGACTGTCGAGGACTGCCCTACCTGCTGTGCACCGATCCTGATCGACTACCGTGTGCAGCCCGACGGACGCATCGACCTCATTCAGGTACGCCGCGAGAACGACTGA
- a CDS encoding transcriptional antiterminator, Rof yields the protein MSNEYIPISCADYSRYELAILRGQALRVSWRGARGVAHVETLIPLDLRTRTHAEFLIARNQEGSRRVLRLDRIRHAEPVGLVD from the coding sequence ATGTCCAACGAATACATCCCCATCTCCTGCGCCGATTACAGCCGCTACGAACTCGCCATCCTGCGCGGGCAGGCGCTGCGCGTCAGCTGGCGGGGCGCCCGTGGCGTCGCGCACGTCGAAACCCTCATCCCGCTCGATCTGCGTACCCGCACCCATGCGGAGTTCCTGATTGCCCGCAATCAGGAAGGATCGCGCCGCGTCCTGCGCCTGGACCGGATACGTCACGCCGAACCGGTCGGCCTGGTCGACTGA